AGTCATAGAGTAGAGTCTAAATATTGTATCCCGTTTAATAGTTTCTCTATTTTCTATATTACTATAACCATCTTGATGATAAAAAACCTCTTTCCCATCTTGCAAAATTAAAATATTTGCTCCAGATAACTCCCTATTTTTTATGGCTAATTTTAAGCAATTTTTTATTAAAGCTTCTGCTTTTAAATCTAACATACCTAATCCTTTCTATTTTGAACTAAACTATAAAACCGATCTCTAATCCTTCCTGTTTTATCTACAGATATTACCTTATTATCTATATTTACTGGAATAACACGGTTATATATTATCTTATTATCTACAATACCAAGTTTTAATATAATACTCTCTTCCCCTGTATACCAACCCTTCATTAAAGGAAATATAAAATTACCTAGGGAGTAGACAATAAAACCATTTTTATAAACCTCAAATTTTTGTAGTACATGGGGGTGGCTACCTAAAACTAGATCGACACCTAAATCTATGTAGGATTGATAAAGTGTTACCTGTTCCTTAGATGGTTCAGAAGACCACTCATCCCCTCCATGGACATATAAAATATCAAATGTTTTGTCAGAACACATCCTTTTGATAGCCTCATTTGTTATTAAACTATTAAAAAGAATGCCGGGCCTTTTATCATTAACCATAGACTCTTTAAATCCATCGTAGCCATTTTTTTCATTGGGAAACGATGCTACAGATAAAACCCTAAAATTATCCTTCTCAAAATATTTAGAAGCGGCCTCCACTGTTTTTCCTGCACCAGAAAATCCAATTAAGGAGCTATTTAGACTATTTATAGTATCTATAAAGCCAACTTCTCCGTAGTCATAGGTATGGTTATTAGATATTGATAGATAGTTAAAGCCAGCCTCTTTTAAATATTTTAAAACCCGGTTATCAAACCTAAAAGTAAAGGATTTGTTATGTTTAGTACCCCTATTAGTAACACTACCTTCTAGGTTTCCAATCATCAGACTATTGTTATTTATAAACTCAAGGGTATCAGTAAAAACACTTTCTATACCCTTTTCAAATAAGAGTTTATCTACACCCCTATTTAACATTATGTCCCCAGTTGCCGCTATCCACTCTGTCTTAAAGGTCTTAAGGTGGAAACTTGATAGTACACACTTCTTGGTTCTGTCTGATAAATTCCCATTAATACTAAGATAGGCTGATTCTACAAGAGGATAACTACCATTATCAAATGTCATGTTGTCCACTGTTAATCCTTTGAATGGGAGTTCTATCTCTTGTAGTTTTAATAACTTATATTTTCCAATATCCTTTAATTCAACATTATCAATATTTTCCTTATAATCTATAACAGGTAATAAAAAATCTCTATTAACTAAATACTCCCCACTTTGCCCTATTCTAATTACAGGGTAATTAATTCTCTTAGAATATTTATTCCTGTCTTTTATCTCTATAAACTCAACGTTCTTAGCCATAGAGTCCCATTTAATGGAGTCCCAGATATAGTTATACGGAGTATCAATATTTAGAAAAACTTTCTCTTTTCTCGGAGCACAGGCGAGGATTAATAGTATAGATAGAAGTAGAAATATAGTTTTATAAGTCATACACGGTCTGTTCATTTTTTAATTACAATATTCATATGTTCCTACTTATTTAATCATACGACTTTAATATCTATAATTCAGTATTATTAATTTTAATTTTTCTAATTAGTGGAATAATAAAATAGTAACCAACCTATTAAGTGCTGCCTACTCTCTTTTTCCTCATGTTCTTTTTGAATATCTTTCATTTTATTGCCTTTATATTTAAAACTATTAGATCTATACCTATTGTAAGGGTACCTAAAACTTTAATGACAGTATACATAAAATTAGAGATATTCACTAGGTGTTTTATTTGGTATATATATTGTTTTTTTGACCTATAACATCTGTACGTTTTAAACCTTGGCCCTGAAACTCTTTACTCGTAATTGATTCAACCAACAGAAACAAATTTACTTTTATCACTTCTCCTTAGTTCTCTGACCCTATTTTTATTTAAATTTCTACTACTTCATAGGATAATCATTACTAGGCTGATTTTTTATGGATACTTTCCCACCAATATATTTAATATTAACCAAAAAAAATATTATAATTAGAAAATATAATTAGTATATTCTATAATTAAACTATGAAAAGACTTGGAATAAAATTTAAAATTATTATTTACGCAGGCTTATTAATGATAACGGCTCTTACATTAAGTAGTTTTATTAATGACTTAACTTTTAAAAATAATTCTGAAAACCTAACAGAAGAAGCTGTTTCTTTTAGGACTAATTACTTCTCTGAAGCTATGGAGAAAACAATCAGTAATATAGAAGTAGCTGGAAATGCATTGGCTCAAGGAGGAACCTTAGTCTATGAAGCATATAAAAATAATCCAAACCTAAATTATAGAGAGTACCTATCTAAATACTTGATTCAATATATTTTAACTGATAAAAGTGCCGCAGGTTATGGGCTTTGGTTTGACAAAGAGGTATTTAAAGAAGATCCTTATGTAGGACCATATGCATACAGAGATGGTAATGAGATAATATTAACCTATGATTATGAGGATCCTGAGTACGATTTTCAGAGCAGTGAATGGTACACAAAAACTCTACCATCACAATGGGATAGAGAAAAACCTAGAGATGGTTTTTTTATAACAGATCCTTTTTATGATGAGATTTTAGATGTTACCTTTATAACCATGGGAAGGACTATCTCTGATAATAATGGGAAAATTGTAGGGATGGTTAGTTGTGATTGGACACTTGATTTTATTACTGATCTGCTAAGTAATGTTGTAATAACCGACTCTTCATTCCCATTTCTACTTGATAATGGTAGTAACACTATACTTTATCATCCTGATAACAATCTACTTGGAAAGAGTATAGATAATCTAAAATGGACTAAAGAACTTGAAGCAAAAAAAGGAGAAGTTTTCCTGCAAAAAGTTGTTTATAATAATGAAAAGCATGTTATCTATACAACAGAACTATCTACAGGTTACATCTTAGGATTTATGGTACCAGATTCAGAAATTTATAGTTTCTTATCTGCTATTCGAAGAAACAACTTGATTATTGCCTTTGCACTAATTCTCTTTTCTTCATTTGTTATCTATTTAATATCTAAAAAAATTGTTAATCCAATTGAGACAGCCTCTAAAATGA
Above is a genomic segment from Thiospirochaeta perfilievii containing:
- a CDS encoding CapA family protein, with protein sequence MNRPCMTYKTIFLLLSILLILACAPRKEKVFLNIDTPYNYIWDSIKWDSMAKNVEFIEIKDRNKYSKRINYPVIRIGQSGEYLVNRDFLLPVIDYKENIDNVELKDIGKYKLLKLQEIELPFKGLTVDNMTFDNGSYPLVESAYLSINGNLSDRTKKCVLSSFHLKTFKTEWIAATGDIMLNRGVDKLLFEKGIESVFTDTLEFINNNSLMIGNLEGSVTNRGTKHNKSFTFRFDNRVLKYLKEAGFNYLSISNNHTYDYGEVGFIDTINSLNSSLIGFSGAGKTVEAASKYFEKDNFRVLSVASFPNEKNGYDGFKESMVNDKRPGILFNSLITNEAIKRMCSDKTFDILYVHGGDEWSSEPSKEQVTLYQSYIDLGVDLVLGSHPHVLQKFEVYKNGFIVYSLGNFIFPLMKGWYTGEESIILKLGIVDNKIIYNRVIPVNIDNKVISVDKTGRIRDRFYSLVQNRKD